The proteins below come from a single Thalassotalea ponticola genomic window:
- a CDS encoding tryptophan halogenase family protein yields MKQEVRNIVIVGGGSAGWLTAGILASEYQTNKQTSIAVTLIESPDVPTIGVGEGTWPSMRHTLKNMGISESEFILECDASFKQASEFRNWQHGNGDSYFHPFTMPAGFHETNIAEYWQPHKQQVSFADATTSQSHICRHGKAPKQISTPEYSFNLNYGYHLDAAKFAQLLQRHCCHNLGVAHILDHVTRINNHPNGDIKSVTTASGKDVEGDLFIDCTGLKSLLLGEHYGVDFIEQKHVLFNDRALAVHVPYRDENEDIASHTISTAQRCGWIWDIGLPSRRGVGHVYSSAHISDEEAAKDLRNYIRPSLGQSADEVELRSIRINPGYRAKFWHKNCVAVGMAAGFIEPLEASALALIELSAKMIAEQLPANRVVMDITAKRFNDKFTHRWQRVIEFLKLHYVLSQRDDSAYWRDNRDSSSIPQPLQELLQLWQFQTPFGYDSHHTDELFPAASFQYILYGMGFETQLPIRQKRRDKSTMANRFFNDNIQQTQHLMRTLESNRVLINKIKMYGFAKI; encoded by the coding sequence ATGAAGCAAGAAGTAAGAAACATTGTCATTGTGGGTGGCGGTAGTGCTGGGTGGTTAACTGCCGGTATACTCGCCAGTGAATACCAAACAAATAAGCAAACCAGCATTGCCGTCACGTTAATTGAATCACCCGATGTGCCAACCATTGGCGTCGGTGAGGGAACTTGGCCATCTATGCGCCATACGCTCAAGAATATGGGGATCAGCGAGAGTGAGTTTATCCTTGAGTGCGACGCCAGTTTCAAACAGGCTTCAGAATTTCGCAATTGGCAACACGGTAATGGTGATAGCTACTTTCACCCGTTCACCATGCCTGCAGGGTTTCATGAAACCAATATAGCCGAATATTGGCAGCCCCATAAACAGCAAGTTAGTTTTGCTGATGCTACGACTAGCCAAAGTCACATTTGCCGACACGGCAAAGCGCCTAAGCAAATTTCTACGCCTGAATATTCGTTCAATCTAAATTACGGATATCATCTAGATGCTGCAAAATTTGCTCAGCTACTCCAACGTCATTGTTGCCATAATTTAGGCGTTGCACACATTCTCGACCATGTGACTCGCATTAACAATCACCCTAACGGGGATATAAAGTCAGTAACAACGGCTTCGGGGAAAGACGTTGAAGGTGACTTATTTATTGATTGTACCGGACTGAAATCCCTATTACTCGGTGAGCATTACGGAGTTGATTTTATTGAGCAAAAGCATGTGTTATTCAACGACCGCGCTTTGGCAGTTCACGTACCGTATCGCGATGAAAATGAGGATATTGCCTCCCATACAATCTCAACAGCACAGCGCTGTGGTTGGATTTGGGATATCGGCTTGCCCTCTCGCCGTGGTGTCGGTCACGTATATTCCAGTGCTCATATTAGTGATGAAGAGGCCGCAAAGGATTTGCGAAACTACATACGCCCTTCTCTTGGTCAAAGCGCCGATGAAGTCGAACTTCGATCGATAAGAATTAACCCTGGTTACCGTGCTAAATTTTGGCATAAAAACTGCGTTGCCGTGGGTATGGCTGCCGGTTTTATCGAACCGTTAGAAGCTTCTGCCTTAGCGCTTATTGAGTTATCTGCGAAAATGATCGCTGAACAATTACCTGCCAATCGTGTTGTTATGGACATAACGGCCAAGCGCTTTAATGACAAGTTTACCCACCGTTGGCAACGAGTCATCGAGTTTTTGAAATTACACTATGTACTGTCTCAACGAGACGATAGCGCCTATTGGCGGGATAACAGAGACTCGAGCTCAATCCCTCAGCCCTTACAAGAACTATTGCAATTATGGCAGTTTCAGACGCCATTTGGTTATGACAGTCATCACACTGATGAACTGTTTCCCGCAGCCAGTTTCCAATATATTTTGTATGGAATGGGGTTTGAAACACAATTACCTATACGGCAAAAACGTCGAGACAAATCGACGATGGCCAATCGTTTTTTTAACGACAACATACAACAAACACAACACTTGATGCGAACTTTAGAGAGTAATCGAGTGCTAATTAACAAGATAAAAATGTACGGCTTTGCAAAGATTTAG